One Chitinophaga sp. H8 DNA window includes the following coding sequences:
- a CDS encoding fatty acid desaturase family protein produces MPKVTFNNKNALFFSSLKSSVDQYFKENNLKKTGNWQLYLKTVILIPVACILYVAALVVPEPAILGILLSAVLGFVLASIGFNVMHDACHGSYSTNARINNLLGLTLNALGGNAFIWKQKHNVIHHTYTNVDGLDDDIAKSPIMRQCGSQRWVPLHRIQHLYVPLVYAISSFAWVFIMDFVKYLNKKVYQTPLQPMKRSDHVVFWSSKALYIVFYIVIPIICVGWQAWLIGFTVMHLVMGFTLAIVFQLAHVVEETEFDAVGLTEAKVIENEWAIHQIKTTANFAPEDKVISWFVGGLNYQVEHHLFPRISHVHYPAISKIVAAKCAEHNLPYHCLPTMSAAVVSHFRFMKTLGMKPVEAVAI; encoded by the coding sequence ATGCCAAAAGTAACGTTCAACAACAAAAATGCACTGTTCTTCTCATCTTTAAAATCATCTGTAGATCAATACTTTAAGGAGAATAATCTGAAAAAAACCGGCAACTGGCAATTATATCTTAAAACGGTCATCCTGATTCCCGTGGCATGTATCCTTTACGTTGCTGCCCTGGTAGTGCCCGAACCGGCCATACTGGGCATCCTGCTTAGTGCCGTATTGGGATTTGTATTGGCCAGCATAGGATTTAATGTAATGCATGATGCCTGCCATGGCAGCTACTCTACCAATGCCAGAATCAATAACCTGTTGGGACTTACCCTCAATGCATTGGGGGGAAATGCTTTTATCTGGAAACAGAAACATAACGTTATTCATCATACTTATACAAATGTAGACGGACTGGATGACGATATCGCCAAAAGCCCGATTATGAGGCAATGTGGTTCACAACGCTGGGTACCCCTCCACCGGATCCAGCACTTGTACGTACCCCTGGTATATGCTATCTCTTCCTTTGCCTGGGTATTTATCATGGACTTTGTAAAATACCTGAACAAAAAAGTATACCAGACGCCATTACAGCCCATGAAAAGAAGTGATCATGTTGTATTCTGGTCCAGCAAAGCATTATATATAGTGTTTTATATCGTTATCCCGATTATCTGCGTAGGCTGGCAAGCCTGGCTTATCGGATTTACGGTGATGCACCTGGTAATGGGCTTTACCCTGGCCATCGTTTTTCAACTGGCACATGTGGTAGAGGAAACGGAATTTGATGCCGTAGGCCTGACAGAAGCTAAAGTAATCGAAAATGAGTGGGCCATTCATCAGATCAAAACCACCGCTAACTTTGCTCCGGAAGATAAAGTGATCTCCTGGTTTGTGGGAGGACTGAACTACCAGGTAGAACATCATTTATTTCCCCGAATCAGTCATGTGCATTATCCTGCTATCAGCAAGATCGTGGCGGCGAAGTGTGCTGAACATAACCTGCCCTACCATTGTCTGCCTACCATGTCGGCGGCGGTAGTGTCACACTTCCGGTTTATGAAAACGCTGGGCATGAAGCCGGTAGAAGCAGTTGCTATTTAA
- a CDS encoding RNA polymerase sigma factor has protein sequence MSSTEFDNLLLGNADFLRPYAVTLTKDSESAKDLYQETLFRAISNREKYLAGTNIRAWLYTIMRNIFINNYRRGNRQFRLLDNAMGDYLLSHQPSAVGNFAESDLRVKDVQMAVYNLPVIFKQPFLLYFEGYKYYEIAAILNEPLGTVKSRIHFARKMLKMRIVRH, from the coding sequence ATGTCATCCACAGAATTTGACAACTTACTATTAGGCAACGCTGATTTTCTGCGGCCTTACGCGGTTACACTCACCAAAGATTCTGAATCAGCGAAAGACCTTTACCAGGAAACCCTCTTCCGGGCTATCTCCAATAGGGAGAAATACCTGGCCGGTACCAACATCCGCGCATGGCTGTATACCATTATGCGCAATATCTTCATTAACAACTACCGCAGAGGCAACAGACAATTCCGCTTGCTGGACAATGCGATGGGGGATTATCTCCTGAGCCACCAGCCTTCGGCAGTAGGCAACTTTGCAGAATCCGACCTGCGGGTAAAGGATGTGCAAATGGCGGTATATAACCTGCCGGTTATATTCAAACAACCATTTCTGCTGTATTTTGAAGGATATAAGTACTATGAAATTGCAGCCATCCTCAATGAACCACTGGGTACCGTAAAGAGCCGTATCCATTTTGCACGTAAAATGTTGAAAATGCGTATTGTCCGGCATTGA
- a CDS encoding HdeD family acid-resistance protein, with protein sequence MRNFFSAYWWVFFLRGIFALILGILCIILPGITFTTLVIFLGAYLLMSGLFAVIGALGARQTNENWGLLLLAGIAGLVAGGITFYNPFATGAVIIYIIACWAMLAGILEIVLAIRLRNVIIGEGWYIIGGLLTVIFGILLAANPLAAALTLTWMFGVYAIFSGIMLISLAFRIRKRRRHIGRYSA encoded by the coding sequence ATGCGGAACTTCTTCAGCGCTTATTGGTGGGTATTTTTCCTTCGTGGCATATTTGCATTGATATTGGGTATTTTATGCATCATCTTGCCAGGCATTACTTTTACTACACTTGTTATTTTCCTCGGCGCCTATTTGTTAATGAGTGGTCTTTTTGCTGTAATAGGTGCACTGGGAGCACGGCAAACCAATGAAAACTGGGGCCTGTTACTGCTGGCTGGTATAGCCGGCCTGGTTGCCGGAGGTATTACATTTTATAATCCTTTTGCTACCGGGGCTGTTATCATCTATATCATTGCCTGCTGGGCTATGCTGGCTGGTATACTGGAAATCGTACTGGCTATCAGGTTAAGAAACGTGATTATAGGTGAAGGATGGTATATCATAGGAGGACTACTCACTGTCATTTTTGGAATTTTATTGGCTGCCAACCCTCTGGCAGCAGCACTCACTCTCACGTGGATGTTTGGCGTATATGCAATTTTTTCAGGGATCATGCTGATATCACTGGCCTTCAGAATAAGGAAACGGCGCAGGCACATAGGCAGGTATTCAGCTTGA
- a CDS encoding M28 family peptidase, with amino-acid sequence MKVFSLISLGLLAAITVNGQTVKKKKAAPVVNRTGAERQFGEGINAEGVKKQLYVIAGEEMQGRETATEGQYKAAAYIADQFKQMGLKPGAKGSWEQFYSLYQDTLTSSTITVAEEVFEFGKDYYASVKDNRSEELSNAQVIYAGYGISTGNYDDYKGLDVKGKVVLLQQGEPRKGDTAFLLSGTRQGSEWASVEKKAAQAVSQGAKAVLVISESLARMGAVSERIKRSGIYTASDDPTESKLNIYFVSSRLAAAIMGKEVNKQLQPDHQAAANKVTIRFAKGVNDMKTSNVLGYLEGADKKEEVLFITAHYDHLGVHDGKVYYGADDDGSGTSAVIEIAAAFMKAKKAGYGPRRSIVFMTVSGEEKGLLGSRYYTDNPIYPLEKTVTDLNIDMIGRIDPDHEKDSNYVYIIGDDKLSSELRTISEMANNMHTHLDLDYKYNDPEDHNRFYYRSDHYMFAQHNIPIIFYFNGVHADYHKPTDTVEKINYELLAKRARLVFYTAWDIANRNERLVVDRNEK; translated from the coding sequence ATGAAGGTATTTTCACTCATTAGCTTAGGCCTGTTAGCCGCTATTACGGTCAATGGGCAGACAGTCAAAAAGAAAAAAGCAGCGCCTGTAGTCAACAGGACTGGCGCAGAACGCCAATTCGGAGAAGGCATCAATGCGGAAGGAGTAAAGAAACAACTGTACGTTATTGCCGGAGAAGAAATGCAGGGACGGGAAACAGCTACGGAAGGGCAATATAAAGCTGCGGCATATATAGCAGACCAGTTTAAGCAAATGGGCCTGAAACCAGGTGCTAAAGGCAGCTGGGAACAATTCTATTCACTCTACCAGGATACCCTCACCAGCAGTACCATTACAGTGGCAGAGGAGGTATTCGAGTTTGGGAAAGACTACTATGCCAGCGTAAAGGATAACCGCTCAGAAGAGCTCAGCAATGCCCAGGTAATATATGCAGGATACGGGATTAGTACAGGGAACTACGATGATTACAAGGGACTGGATGTAAAGGGTAAAGTAGTGCTCCTGCAACAAGGAGAACCGCGCAAGGGGGATACTGCTTTCCTGCTGTCCGGCACCAGACAGGGATCCGAATGGGCCTCTGTGGAAAAAAAGGCCGCACAGGCAGTCAGCCAAGGGGCCAAAGCAGTGCTGGTGATCAGTGAAAGCCTGGCCAGGATGGGAGCGGTAAGCGAACGCATCAAAAGGTCCGGTATCTACACAGCTTCAGATGACCCCACCGAATCTAAACTGAATATCTATTTTGTTTCCTCCCGGCTGGCAGCTGCGATCATGGGCAAGGAAGTAAACAAGCAGTTACAGCCGGATCATCAGGCGGCAGCCAATAAGGTGACGATCCGGTTTGCCAAAGGGGTAAATGATATGAAAACCAGCAACGTGCTGGGATACCTGGAAGGGGCCGACAAAAAAGAAGAAGTGCTTTTCATTACTGCGCACTATGATCACCTGGGCGTGCATGATGGTAAAGTATACTATGGTGCGGATGATGATGGTTCCGGTACCTCTGCGGTGATTGAAATTGCAGCGGCTTTTATGAAAGCTAAAAAAGCAGGTTATGGCCCTCGCCGCAGCATTGTATTTATGACCGTATCCGGAGAAGAAAAAGGCTTGCTGGGCTCCAGGTATTATACCGATAATCCAATATATCCCCTGGAGAAAACCGTAACAGACCTGAATATTGACATGATAGGACGGATAGACCCCGACCACGAAAAGGATTCCAACTATGTATATATAATAGGCGATGATAAGCTGAGCTCTGAATTACGGACCATCAGTGAAATGGCCAATAATATGCATACTCACCTGGACCTCGACTACAAATACAATGATCCGGAAGATCATAACCGTTTTTACTATCGTTCAGATCATTACATGTTTGCACAGCATAACATACCCATTATATTCTATTTTAACGGTGTACACGCCGACTATCACAAGCCTACGGATACCGTAGAAAAAATTAATTACGAATTGCTTGCTAAAAGGGCCCGGCTGGTATTTTATACTGCCTGGGATATTGCTAACCGTAACGAAAGGTTAGTGGTAGACAGAAACGAAAAATAA
- the rpiB gene encoding ribose 5-phosphate isomerase B, translated as MEAIFNPALPVAIGSDHAGFEYKEEIISYLESKGLQVKDMGTHSKDSVDYPDYAHPVATAVEREAASFGILICGSANGVAITANKHQGIRAAICWGEELARLARSHNEANVLCIPARFVDVAVAQQMVDVFMNTPFEGGRHEDRVRKMACL; from the coding sequence ATGGAAGCAATTTTTAATCCCGCATTGCCGGTAGCAATCGGATCAGATCACGCAGGGTTTGAGTATAAGGAAGAAATCATTTCTTACCTCGAAAGCAAAGGCCTTCAGGTAAAAGACATGGGTACACATTCCAAAGATTCGGTAGATTATCCTGATTATGCACACCCGGTAGCTACAGCGGTGGAAAGGGAAGCGGCTTCTTTTGGCATACTCATTTGCGGTAGTGCGAATGGGGTGGCGATTACGGCCAATAAACACCAGGGTATCCGCGCAGCTATTTGCTGGGGCGAAGAACTGGCCAGGCTGGCACGCTCTCATAATGAAGCCAATGTGCTTTGTATCCCTGCCAGATTTGTGGATGTGGCAGTAGCCCAGCAAATGGTAGATGTATTCATGAATACGCCTTTTGAAGGCGGCCGCCATGAAGACAGGGTACGTAAAATGGCCTGCTTGTAA
- the tatC gene encoding twin-arginine translocase subunit TatC: MFKKIFKNNNDKAEMSFFDHLEDLRWHIIRSALAIVAFSVFGFVYTNEILDAVIFGPTNPDFPSYRILCNLSHWVGMGDSLCITPVKVQFLNAKMVGQIMLQFKLAFIIGLVCAFPYIIYELWRFIKPALKEKELVNARGIIFWVSFQFFLGIGFAYFLMAPFTINFLAGYTVTEKAVNQFFIDDYLGLMTQIILGMGILFELPILVLFLTKIGILTPAFMRAYRRHAIVVILILAAVITPPDIVDQLLVFTPLYLLYEISIFISKRTLKKKLAAEGATQEVQEWS; the protein is encoded by the coding sequence ATGTTTAAGAAAATTTTCAAGAATAATAACGATAAGGCTGAGATGTCTTTCTTTGACCACCTGGAAGACCTCAGGTGGCATATTATCAGATCTGCGTTAGCCATTGTAGCGTTCAGCGTGTTTGGGTTTGTGTACACGAATGAAATCCTTGATGCTGTGATATTCGGACCTACCAACCCGGATTTCCCTTCCTACAGGATTTTGTGTAACCTGAGTCACTGGGTAGGAATGGGCGATTCCCTTTGTATTACACCGGTAAAAGTGCAGTTCCTGAATGCAAAGATGGTAGGGCAGATTATGCTGCAATTTAAGCTCGCTTTTATCATTGGATTGGTATGCGCCTTCCCGTATATCATCTATGAGCTGTGGCGCTTTATTAAGCCTGCATTAAAGGAAAAAGAACTGGTAAATGCCCGGGGAATTATCTTTTGGGTGTCTTTTCAGTTTTTCCTCGGTATAGGATTCGCCTACTTTCTGATGGCGCCTTTTACCATCAACTTCCTGGCTGGGTATACCGTAACAGAAAAAGCAGTAAACCAGTTTTTTATAGACGATTACCTCGGGTTAATGACCCAGATCATATTGGGGATGGGGATTTTGTTTGAATTACCTATCCTGGTACTGTTTCTTACCAAAATCGGCATTTTAACGCCCGCTTTTATGCGGGCGTACAGAAGGCATGCTATTGTGGTGATCCTGATACTCGCAGCGGTAATTACCCCTCCGGATATCGTAGATCAGCTGCTCGTGTTTACACCGCTGTATTTGCTGTATGAAATCAGTATCTTTATATCCAAAAGAACACTCAAAAAGAAACTGGCAGCAGAGGGCGCAACACAGGAAGTACAGGAGTGGTCTTAA
- a CDS encoding hemolysin family protein, whose translation MDGYSIIILAFLLLLAGFFAGIETAFANVNKLSIELKKKQGRATGKILASFNENPARFLTTSLIGLSIVIVIYSIMIAGIFQPLWERLLPKTESASAMPLLMFLEVMLASMLLLFLGFFIPRAIFRSRPESLLSFFALPISVIAKPLYVIGNLFASISEWILKYLFNVRISESREAFTRVDVEHFIKQSQQHFSEGQDLNTELFENALSLAHVKIRGCLIPRKEIEALEMKSPIADARQKFMDTKLSKIIIYEQSIDNILGYIHQLDMFKAPKDINAIIHPILAVPETMSAIDLLSKFNKERKSIAWVVDEFGGTAGIVTIEDVLEEIFGDIKDEHDEEEFVEKQIAEKEYIFAGRLELDYLNERYGFDFPEDESETLSGYIINHHETIPKLKERIIIDDYEFDILNVTDTRIEMVKMKILV comes from the coding sequence ATGGACGGTTATTCTATTATTATTCTTGCTTTCCTGTTGCTGCTGGCTGGTTTTTTTGCCGGTATAGAAACAGCATTCGCTAATGTGAACAAGCTGAGTATTGAGCTTAAAAAGAAGCAGGGGAGGGCTACTGGTAAAATTTTAGCCAGCTTCAATGAAAACCCCGCCCGTTTTCTTACCACCAGCCTGATTGGACTTTCCATCGTGATTGTGATATACAGTATTATGATTGCGGGCATTTTTCAGCCACTCTGGGAACGGCTATTGCCCAAAACGGAAAGTGCTTCGGCCATGCCCTTACTGATGTTTCTGGAAGTAATGCTGGCCAGTATGCTGCTGTTATTCCTGGGCTTTTTTATCCCGAGAGCCATCTTCCGCTCCAGGCCGGAAAGCCTGCTGAGCTTTTTTGCGCTGCCCATTTCTGTAATAGCAAAACCACTGTACGTAATCGGTAACCTGTTTGCTTCCATTTCCGAATGGATACTTAAATACCTTTTCAACGTACGTATTTCAGAGTCCCGTGAAGCATTTACCCGCGTAGATGTGGAACATTTTATCAAACAATCCCAGCAGCATTTTTCTGAAGGGCAGGACCTGAATACGGAGCTTTTTGAAAACGCATTGTCACTGGCACATGTTAAAATCAGAGGATGCCTGATTCCCCGCAAGGAAATTGAAGCCCTGGAGATGAAAAGCCCGATTGCAGATGCCAGACAGAAGTTTATGGACACCAAGCTGTCTAAGATCATTATCTACGAACAGAGCATAGATAACATTCTGGGCTATATCCACCAGCTGGATATGTTTAAGGCCCCGAAAGATATCAACGCTATTATTCACCCTATTCTGGCCGTACCGGAAACCATGAGCGCTATTGACCTGCTGAGCAAGTTCAATAAAGAGCGTAAAAGTATTGCCTGGGTAGTAGATGAATTTGGTGGAACAGCAGGCATTGTAACCATAGAAGATGTGCTGGAAGAAATCTTTGGAGATATTAAGGATGAACATGATGAAGAAGAATTTGTTGAAAAACAGATAGCCGAGAAGGAATATATTTTTGCCGGCCGCCTGGAACTGGATTATCTGAATGAAAGATATGGTTTTGACTTCCCCGAAGACGAAAGCGAAACACTTTCCGGGTATATTATCAATCATCATGAAACAATTCCTAAGCTGAAAGAGCGCATCATTATTGATGATTATGAGTTTGATATACTAAATGTGACCGATACGCGCATAGAAATGGTAAAAATGAAGATTTTGGTATAG
- the gmk gene encoding guanylate kinase, which produces MNKLIIITAPSGAGKTTIVKRLLSELPRLAFSISASTRTPRANEVDGKDYYFLTAEDFHQKIEAHAFAEYEMVYAGKYYGTLKSELKRIWDNQQVPMIDIDVKGALSIKEKYHESALTIFIKPPSIEALRERLSDRGTETQASLEERLGKARYELNFADEFDQTVVNDELEVAYAAVKKLVTDFLNS; this is translated from the coding sequence ATGAACAAGCTCATCATTATTACTGCGCCTTCCGGGGCGGGTAAAACCACTATAGTAAAAAGATTGTTGTCTGAATTGCCCCGGCTGGCATTTTCAATTTCAGCCAGTACCCGTACTCCCCGTGCTAATGAAGTAGATGGAAAGGATTATTATTTCCTTACAGCAGAAGATTTTCATCAGAAAATTGAAGCACATGCTTTTGCGGAATATGAGATGGTGTACGCCGGGAAGTATTACGGTACCCTTAAAAGCGAGCTGAAACGTATCTGGGATAACCAACAGGTACCCATGATAGATATCGATGTAAAGGGGGCCCTGTCTATTAAAGAAAAGTACCACGAAAGTGCCTTGACCATCTTTATTAAACCCCCTTCTATTGAAGCCCTGCGCGAGCGTTTGAGTGATCGTGGTACCGAAACCCAGGCATCCCTGGAAGAAAGACTGGGGAAAGCCCGTTATGAACTTAATTTTGCGGATGAATTTGATCAGACTGTGGTAAATGATGAGCTGGAAGTGGCTTATGCTGCCGTAAAAAAGTTGGTAACAGATTTCTTAAATAGCTGA
- the murA gene encoding UDP-N-acetylglucosamine 1-carboxyvinyltransferase: protein MSSAFEVRGGNRLKGEITPQGAKNEALQIISAVLLTPEKVVISNIPDIVDVNLLIELLGDTGVKVNRISRDVCEFQADNIDLKYLQSPEFKKKSGRLRGSVMIAGPLLARFGEAYIPKPGGDKIGRRRLDTHIIGFEKLGAKFVYDADDNFFRLETTGLKGTYMLLDEPSVTGTANIIMAAVLATGTTTIYNAACEPYTQQLCKMLNSMGARISGVGSNLLTIEGVTSLKGCQHSMLPDMIEIGSFIGLAAMTQSEITIKNAGVEHLGIIPEKFSQLGIQMEFRGNDIYIPSQDSYEIQTFLDGSILTISDHPWPGFTPDLLSIVLVVATQAKGSVMIHQKMFESRLFFVDKLIDMGAQIVLCDPHRAVVIGLARQHQLRGITMSSPDIRAGVSLLIAALSAEGKSTIQNIDQIDRGYQYIDDRLRKLGADIKRV from the coding sequence GTGAGCAGCGCTTTTGAAGTAAGAGGGGGCAACCGCCTGAAGGGGGAAATTACGCCCCAAGGTGCCAAAAACGAAGCTTTACAGATTATCAGTGCCGTATTGCTGACCCCCGAAAAAGTGGTCATCAGCAATATCCCGGATATTGTAGACGTAAATCTGCTGATCGAATTACTGGGCGACACCGGTGTGAAGGTGAACCGGATAAGCAGAGATGTCTGCGAATTCCAGGCAGATAATATTGATCTGAAATATTTGCAAAGCCCCGAATTTAAAAAGAAATCCGGCAGGCTGAGAGGTTCTGTAATGATTGCAGGCCCGTTACTGGCCAGGTTTGGAGAAGCCTATATTCCCAAACCCGGAGGCGATAAAATCGGCCGCCGCCGCCTCGATACCCACATCATTGGTTTTGAAAAGCTGGGTGCAAAATTCGTCTATGATGCGGATGATAATTTCTTCCGGCTGGAAACAACCGGGCTGAAAGGCACTTACATGCTCCTGGACGAACCCTCCGTAACTGGTACTGCCAACATCATCATGGCAGCTGTATTAGCTACCGGTACCACTACCATCTATAATGCTGCCTGTGAACCATATACCCAGCAACTGTGTAAAATGCTGAACAGCATGGGGGCACGGATCAGCGGGGTAGGCTCCAACCTGCTCACCATTGAAGGGGTGACTTCCCTCAAAGGTTGCCAGCATAGCATGCTGCCCGATATGATAGAAATCGGTTCTTTCATCGGATTGGCCGCCATGACGCAAAGCGAAATCACTATCAAAAATGCCGGTGTGGAACACCTGGGTATCATCCCGGAGAAGTTCAGCCAGCTGGGCATCCAAATGGAATTCCGGGGTAATGATATCTATATTCCTTCCCAGGACTCCTACGAAATACAAACCTTCCTGGACGGCTCCATCCTGACCATCTCAGATCATCCCTGGCCAGGGTTTACCCCCGACCTGCTCAGTATTGTACTGGTAGTGGCTACACAGGCCAAAGGCAGCGTGATGATCCACCAGAAAATGTTTGAAAGCCGTTTGTTCTTCGTGGATAAACTGATTGATATGGGTGCACAGATCGTACTCTGCGACCCCCACCGGGCTGTAGTGATCGGATTGGCCCGCCAGCACCAGCTGCGTGGTATTACCATGTCATCGCCCGATATACGCGCCGGTGTTTCCTTACTGATCGCTGCCTTGAGCGCTGAAGGAAAAAGCACTATTCAGAATATTGACCAGATAGATCGTGGTTATCAATATATTGACGACCGCCTGAGAAAACTGGGAGCGGATATTAAGAGAGTATAG